ATCCTAACCTCTATGCCGGCGGACTACAGCCCGCGCCGCGTCGTCTCGCTCCAGCCCAGCGCGACGGTCACGCTCGCCGATCTCGGCCTGCTCGACCGCCTCGTGGCCTGCACCAAGTACTGCGCCGACGTTGTGCCCGAAGTCCGCAGTGGCCGCGCCGTGGTCGCCGACTCCTGGACCGCAAGCTCCGCCGAGATCCTCGCTGCCCGGCCCGACCTCGTCCTCGCTTCTGTTCCATACCAGGCCGAAGCCGTCGCCGAGATCCTGAAGTCCGGCGCGCGCTTCCTCGGCTTCGCTCCACGCACGCTCAGCGACATCTACGGCGATATCGCCGCGCTCGCCGGCATCATGCACGCCGCAGAACGCGGCGCCGCAGTCATCGCCCGCATGCAGGCCGACATCACCGCCGTCGGCGTCCGCACCGCCGGTCTGCCGCGCCCGCGCGTGTATTGCGAGGAGTGGGGCAAGCCGCTCATCCACTCGCAGCCCTGGGTCGCGGAACTGGTCGAAGCGGCCGGCGGCGAGTTCCTCGGCCTCGCCGGCTCCCATACCGACGCCCTCGGCGTCGCCGCCTTGCAGCCCGCGGTCATCATCGCGGCCTGGTGCGGCGCCGGCGACCGCGTCCCACTGGACAAGATCATCCGCGAACGCGGCTGGCAGGACCTCCTCGCTGCCCGCGAGCACCGCGTCTACTGCATCTCTGACGAGCTGCTGAACACGCCTGCCTCCACCCTGGTCGCCGGCCTGCACGCGCTCGCCGCCGCCATCCACCCCGGACTCTTCCCGATGCCCGCGTGCGGCCTGCGCCGCATCCAGTCCGCCGCCGAGGCTGTGGTTAAATGACCGATGATGCCTGCCGCGATTAAAGATCTCGTTCGCGAACTCGACCAGCTCGCGGCTGCCGCCGCTTCCGCCGAAGACCTGATGACGCTGATCGTCGGCCGCCTCCAGGAACGCCTGCCGCACTATGACTGGGTCGGCTTCTACCTGGTCGAGACCGGCAAGCTGCCGGGCCAGGAAGACATGCTGGTCCTCGGCCCCTACGTCGGCGCTCCCACGCCCCACACCCGCATCCCGCTGAACCAGGGGATCTGCGGCGCCGCAGTCTCCACCGGCTCGACCATCGTGGTCGACGACGTCCACTCGGACCCGCGCTACCTCGCTTGTTCTCTCGAGACCAAGTCGGAGATCGTGGTTCCCATCCGGGTGCGCGGCAAGATCGTCGGCGAGCTCGATATCGACAGCCACACGCCCGCCGCCTTCCGCGAGGAGGACCGCAAGCTCTGCGAACACTGCGCTGCCCTCGTCGGCCGCTACCTCGAGCAGACCACCGCATGAAGCAAGTGGCCGCCGCGCTCATCCTGCAGCAGGGCAAGCTGCTGATCTGCCAGCGCACCCGGCACCAGCCCATGCCGCTCAAGTGGGAGTTCCCGGGCGGCAAGATCGAGCAGGGCGAGCAGCCCATCGACGCGCTGCGCCGCGAGCTCGACGAGGAGCTCGGCATCGACGCCACCGTCGGCGACGAGCTGGTCCGCATCAAGCACACCTACCGCAATGGCGGCGCCGTCGAGTTGCGCTTCTTCTTGGTGACGGATTTCGTCGGCGAGGTGGAGAACCGCATCTTCAAGGACGTACGCTGGGTCGTACCCGCGGAGCTCCCCGGCTATGACTTCCTCGAGGCCGACGTGTCGCTCGTCAACGACCTCGCCGCCGGTAAGCTGCTTTAAGCCTCGAAACCCATGAACAGCAGCACGCCCGACAGCACGATCATGATCACGATCGTCGCCAGCGCGATCACGTTGTAGAAGCGCGAATTCACGTGCTTCCCCATCAGGTATTCCTTGTTCACCAGCCGCAGCATGAAGATCAGCACGAACGGCAGCAGGATCCCGTTCAGCACCTGCGAGAGCACCGTGATCTTCAGCAGCGGGAAGTCGGGGATGAGGATCACGCCGGCGCCCGCCACGATCAGGAAGGTGTACAGCCAGTAGAAGGCGGGCGCCTCGCGGAACTTCTTGTCGATGCCCGACTCCAGCCCCAGGCCCTCGCACACCGTGTACGCCGTGGAGAGCGGCAGGATCGAGGCCGCGAACAGCGACGCGTTGAACAGACCGGCCGCGAACAGCAGGTACGCCCAGTCACCCGCCAGGGGCCGCAGGGCCTGCGCCGCGTCCGCCGCCGCCGCGATATGGAACTGCCCGTGCGTGAATAGCGTCGCCGCACACGCCACCATGATGAACCACGCCACGATGGGCGCAAAGATCGAGCCCACCAGCACGTCCGCCCACACCGCGCGATACTGCCGCACCGTCGTCCCCTTCTCGACCACCGACGCCTGCAGGTAGAACTGCATCCAGGGCGCGATGGTCGCGCCCACGATGCCGACGATGAAGTACACGTACTCGGAATTTTTCAGCGCCGTGGTCGGCGGCCGCACCGTCGCCTTCGCCGCCTCGATCCAGTTCGGCCCCGCGAGCACGCCCGCCACGATGTACGCGATGTAGAACAGCGACGCGACCAGGAAGACTTTTTCCACGGTCTTGTAGTCGCCCTTGACGACGATCAGCCACACCACCGCGGCGGCGATGGGCACGCTCCAGTACTTGGAGACATGGAACAGTTCCATGCTGCTCGCCACGCCCGCAAACTCCGCCACCACGTTGGCGAAGTTCGTGACCACCAGCGCCGCCATCATGAAGAAGGTGATGCGGAAGCCGAACTCTTCGCGGATCAGGTCGGAGAGGCCCTTGCCTGTGACCGCGCCCATGCGCGCCGACATCTCCTGGATCACGACCAGCGCCACCGTCATGGGGATGACGGTCCACAGCAGGCTGTAGCCGAAGCGCGCGCCGGCGAACGAGTAGGTGTAGATCCCGCCCGCGTCGTTATCGACGTTGGCGGTGATGAACCCGGGACCGACCACGGCCAGCAGGAAGAACAGCCGCGTGCGCCACAGCTTGAACGTTCTCCGCATCGGCCTCGTCCATGGTCAGGATCTCCGCTTCGCCAGAATAAACGAGACCCTCCCATCCCGGACCGAGAAACTGCTGGAACGTGTTCCGTGGAGGAGCGTGCGTGCGCGCGAACCAGCATCGCGCCGCCACTCGCTGCTGGAGCCGGGAAACTGTTGTCTAGGCAGATTCCCCTGTTTCTTCGGTTATTGTCCGTGTTTCTTGGGTGTTTTATCGTCTCACCAGATGGAGCTCACCAGCACCCTCAAGGTTGGCGATGCGGCACCGAACTTCTGTCTCGGAGCCGCCAATAGCGACGACGTCGTCTGCCTCAACAACACCCTCCGCAAAGGCCCCGTCCTCGTCGAATTCCTGCGAGGCACCTGGTGACCCAACTGCGTCAAGCGCATGGCTCAGTTCGAGCCCTTCCAGGACCGGATCACCCAGGCAGGGTCGCTTCTCTACGTCGCCGCCGAGAAGCGCGGCGGCCTCTTCAAGCCGGAGAAGTTCCTGCTCGAGCATCCTGTCAGCTTCCCGTTCCTGCTCGACGAAGACCGCAAAGTCACCAAGGAGTACGGCGTCTACCACCGCCTCGGGTTCGACGCCATCCACATCGCGCGTCCTTCGTCGTTCGTCATCGACACCAGCGGCATCATCCGCTTCCTGCATATGGGCGCATCACAAACGGACCGCGCGCCGGTCGAGCAGGTGCTCGCAGCGCTCGCAAACGCGAAATGAGTTTGGAGGACCAATGACAAAGAAACTAGCAGTCACCCTTGGGCTGGTCGTGCTCCTGGCGGCCTCCGCCGCCGCGCAGGAACAGCTCGCGCTGCCGGCGGGCACCGGCGTGAAGATGAAGCTGGAGACGGCCATCTCTACGTCGAAGTCGAAGGCCGGCGACACCTTCTCCGGTCGCGTCACCGAACCTGTGGTGCAGGGCGAGACCACCGTCATCCCGGTCGGCTCGACCATCCAGGGACACATCGTGCGCGTCACCGAGAACCGCCGCATCAAAGGGACGCCCACCATCGAGATCAATCCCGACGTCATCACCATGCCGACGGGCGAGAAGTTCACGCTCAACGCGGTGGTGGTCGACACCAACATCGACGGCACCAAGGTCAACGAGGAAGGCGCCATCAAGGGACCCGGCCACGACAAGCGTGACCTGCTGGTCGCCGGCGCCGGCGTAGGCGCGGGTGTCGGCATCGGCGCGGCCGCGGGCGGCGGCAAGGGCGCCCTGGTCGGCGCCATCATCGGGGGCGGCGCGGCGGCGGCCCACTGGCTCTGGCGCAAGCGCTCCGCGGAACTCCCCGCCGGCTCCGAGATCACCATGGAGCTCAGCCGGCCCATGCAGCTCAACAACAGCTCCGCCGGAAAATGACTCTTCTGTAGTGCCAGGGCGGGCGACCTCGCCCGCCTTTCTTTTTTGCTGGCTACGCTCGCGCCGCCAGCTCCGCCTCGCTCAGCACGTCGACAAAGATCTCGCCCTCCGCCGGCAGTGCGTCCACCGGCAGATGCTCCCGCCAGATCGTGCACCGGAAGCCGATGCGCCCGCCCGCCGGCGCTTCCAGCGTCGCGAGCGGCAGCTTGCACTCCAACGTGCGATGGACGCCGAGCGCCATCCCCTGCGCCGCCTCGCCCGGCAGCAGCGACTCCTCGTCCTCCGCGACGCTCGCCAGCCGCCACCCGCTCAGCTTCCCGGCGGCGAGCTCCACCGTCACCTGCACAGTCTTCAGCACCACGCCATTCGCATCGCGGCTCGCGCAGTGCAGCTTCAGCTCGACCGCGCCCTTGGGCGGCGAGCCGCCGATGAAGTCTGCCCGCGCGTAGAAGTTCTGTTCATCCACCCCGGCATGGATCCCATCCAGCAGGAACTGTTTTCCGTGCATCGCGGACGACCTGCGGTCGGCGGTGTACATCGCCGCGCCGATCCAGTCGAAATACCGCCCCACGTCGCCATCCACCTGGGGGTGGATGAACGCCGTCTGCGGCACGAACGTCGCCCGCACCTCGGGACGCACGATGGGCTGCGCCAGCGATTCCGGCGCCGGCTGTCCCAGCGCCTGGTACACGTTCGACAGGTGCTTGCGGTAGAGCTCGTCGAAGTCGCGGTCGTTCGCCGAGTGGTGCTCCGGCCCATACCACCAGTTCCAGTCGCTACCCTCGGCGACGAGCAACTCTTCGTAGGCCAGCGCGCGCTTCTCCGGCGCCACCGACTGCTCCAGCTCGCTGTAGCGCTCGCGCGCCGCGCTCAAGTAGTTCCATGCCTTGTTGTCTTCCGGCGCCCCGATCCAGACGTTGAAGTTCGCGTTGATCCACGAGCCCGGCGTCAGCGCGCCCAGCGTCGGCATCTCCTTCTGCCGCGCGATGGCCTCGCTGACCGTCACCGCCTGCATCTGCGGATCGCGGCTCAGCCCGTCGTACACGTAGCGCAGGAATTCCCGCCCCGAACGCGGGTAGTACTCCCAGGCGTTCTCGCCATCCAGGATGATGGGCACCATGGCCTCTCGTCCTGCATCCAGAACCGGTTGCGCCGCTTTCTTGATGTGATGGATGAGGTGCTGCGCGGCCTCTTTCGGCGGCATGCCCGAGTAGACGAACCCGATCAGGTCACTCAGCGGATGGTCCCGGAAGATCAGGTGCATGCGCGTGGCGCCCTGCTCGAAGCGCCACACCGAATAGAGTTTTGCCGCCAAGTCGCGCGAGAGCGACCCGCCGCCGTCGCGCGCGAAGTTCACGCCCCGCGACCTCCCCAGCACCCCCTCGTCCGTCGCCATCCACTCCAGCCCGGCCTCGTGCCCGATGCGCATCACCTCGTCCGACACCGAGCCCTCCGACGGCCACGCTCCGCGCGGTCGCACCCCGAAGGTCTTCTCGTGCAGCTCCAGCCCGCGCACCAGTTGCGCCCGCGCATCCTCCGGATGCCGGAACCTCTGTTGCGGCAGGGGCAGCCCGGGCGACGACACCCTTCCCTGGTCGGTGTCGCACAGCAGCGGCAGGATGGGGTGATAGTACGGCGAGGTCGAGAGCTCGATGGCGCCGGCCTTCGCTGCCGCCGCGTACGCCGGCAGCACCCGCCCGATCCGCTCACGCTCCTGCGCGCAGACGAGCTTCTGGTCGTCGAGCGAGTAGTCCTTCCCTTTCGCGACCAGCGCCGCCACGTCGCCTTCTTCCAGGAAGAACTCATCGAACCACGCCAGCTGCGAGAGCACCTGGAGGTCGGTGAGGTCCTGCGCCGTGAAGTAGCGCTCCGCTTTCGCGGCGTCCTCGCCCGCGCCGCGGAATCTTTCGTACAGCTCGCGGTAGCGCGGATACCGCCCGATCAGGTTGTTCACGTTCGCCTGGAACAGGTAGGTCAGCGCGAAGCGCCGCTCCTCCGCCGTGAGCTCCTTGGCCGGCTTCGCCGCGACGTCGAAGAACGGGTCGCGCGCGCTGCCCGCCGCGTAATCCTGGATCTGCGCCATCAGAGACGGCACCAGGTTGAAGGTCTGGTGCACCTGCGGAAACTCCTCCAGCAGCTTCACCATGCCGTAGTAATCCTTGAGCGCGTGCAGCCGCACCCACGGCAGGCGGTACTCGCCGCCCGCCAGATCCTTGTAGAACGGCTGGTGCATGTGCCACAGGAACACGACCCGGATGTCCGGCATTGGGGGTGACAGTTTCAGGTCTGCGGCTCACGAATTCAAGTGAGCCGCTTCTATACTGGGGCGATGCGGATCTTCACCCGCTACATCCTGAAAGAGGTCCTGGCGCACGGCGCCATCGGCGTCGCCGTGTTCACCTTCGTCCTCTTCATGGGACAAGTGGGCAAGATCATGGAGGTGGTGGTGCGCAACAGCGCGCCGCTGCCCAGTATCGCCGAGGTCTTTCTGCTCGGCCTGCCGACCGCGCTCAAGTTTTCCATCCCGATGGGCGTGCTGGTCGGCATCCTCATCGGGCTGAGCCGCCTCGCCGCCGACAGCGAGGTCACCGCGATGCGGGCCGCCGGCCTCGGCGTCGGCATCTTCGTGCGCACCATCGCCATCTTCGCGGCCGCCGCCTGGCTGTTCGCGCTCGTCAACCAGACGTTCCTCCTGCCACGCTCCGCGCAGCAGCTCTCCGAACTGCAGGGCCGCCTGAAATCCACCCAGGCGCCCTTCGAAGTCCAACCGCGCGTCTTCTACGAGGACTTCCACAACTACGTCCTTTACGTCCAGGATTCCTCCGCCGCGGAGAACGCCGCCCTGTGGCGCGGCATCTTCCTCGCCGACATCTCCACGCCCGGCGCGCCCAAGATCACCCTCGCGGACGAAGGCGTCGTCCTGCCCGAGGGCGAGAACAAGATCCGCCTGCACCTCTCCAACGGCTCGCAGCACGAGACCAACCCGCGCGATCCGGGCAAGTACACCATCACCACCTTTGAAGAGACCGACATCCCCATCGAGCTGCCGTCGGACAATACCCAGCAGCAGCGCCAGACCATGTCGGAGCTCTCCACCGCCGACCTGCTGCGGCTCTCGCACCAGCCCAAGTTCCACTGGTATCTGACCGAGTTCCACTTCCGGCTCGCGCTGCCCACGGCGTGCCTGGTGCTGGCGCTCGTCGGCATCCCGCTCGGCCTGTCTTCCCGGAAGGGCGGGCGCTCCACCGGGTTCGTCCTCACCATCGTGCTGGTCTTCCTTTACTACGTGGTCTCGCTCGCCGGGGTGGAGCTGGCGCGGCAGGGCAAGGTCGCGCCCGTCCTGGGCGCCTGGATGGCGAACATTCTTTTCGTGCTGGCCGGCATCGCGCTCCTGTTCCGCGTGGACCGCATGCCCATCGAGGTCGGCTCGTTCCGCGTCTCGTTCGCGCGCATGAAGCAGTGGCTGCAGCGGCACGGCCCCGCCACCGGCGAATCCGTCATGGCGCGCCGCCGCACCGGCATCTTCGGCGGCCGCTTCCCGCAGATCCTCGACGACTACATCCTGCGCGACTTCCTCACCTACACCGGCCTCATCCTTGCGGCTTTCGTCATGCTCACGCTGGTCTTCACCTTCTTCGAGATCCTGGGCGACGTGGTGAAGAACAAGGTCCCGCTCGTCACCGTGGGCGAGTACCTGCTGAACTACACGCCGGCGATGATCTACCTGATGGCGCCGATGTCGGTGCTCATCGCCGTGCTCATCACCTTCGGACTGCTGCAGAAGGGCAACGAGATCACCGCGATGAAGGCCACCGGCATCAGCATCTACCGCCTCATCCTGCCCGTCCTGGTGATCGCCGCCTGCATCTCGGCCGCGCTCTTCATCTTCGACCACTTCTACCTGCCGCACACCAACAAGCGCCAGGACCAGCTCTGGAACACCATCAAGGGCAAGCCCGCGCAGACCTACCTCCGCCCCGACCGCAAGTGGATCTTCGGACAGCACTCCACCATCTTCTATTACGAGTTCTGGGACCCCGATCAGAACCGCTTCGGCAACATCTCGGTCTTCAAGTTCGATCCCCAGACGTTCGCCGTGACCGAGCGCATCTTCGCCGCGCGCGCCCACTGGGAAGACGACCTGGGGACCTGGGTCTTCGAGCAGGGCTGGAAGCGCGACCTGCGCGGCGCCGCCATAGAGCGCTTCGACCGCTTCGACGCCACCACCTTCCCCGAAGTCGCCGAAGCGCCCAGCTACTTCAAGAAGGAAGTCCGGCAGTCCCAGGAGATGGATTACTTCGAGCTGCGGCAGTACATCCACGACCTGCAGCAGAGCGGTTTCGACGTCGGGCGGCTGCGCGTCCAGCTCCACCGCAAGTTCGCCTTCCCGCTCATCACCTTCGTGATGGCCGTGCTTGCCGTCCCGTTCGCGCTCTCCACCGGGCGCCGCGGCGCGCTCGCCGGCGTCGCCACCGCCATCGGCATCGCCGTCATCTACTGGATGACCAACGGCCTGTTCGAAGCCATGGGCAACGTCCACCAGCTCCCCGCCGCGCTCGCCGCCTGGGCCCCCGACCTCATCTTCGGATTCGCCGGCGGCTACCTCATCCTCAAGGTCCACACGTAACATCGAGCGTCCAAAACTGCGTGACCAGAAGATTATTGGCTCGTGTCCCCGGGTCTGTGGTAGATAAACAGGCTCTGATTCGTTGATCAAGGTGCCGCATGTACTGGCTAACCGTGATCCTGCTCGTGGTCGTGAACCTTGCCGCGCTGATTGGCGTTCTGGCGCTCTCTCTTAAGATCCGAACGCTGCGGGTGGCAACCTTCTGGCGTGGGTGCCTGGGCGCGTTGGCGGCCGTCCCGCTCGAAGTGGCGCGCATCCTACTTGGCTTCGGCATCACGCGCTGGCTCGGAGTCGCGCAAGGCGACGCCCTGTTACTGCTGCTACTGAACCTGCGCTTCTTCAACATCCCTCTCTTGGTCGGTGGTGGTTTCTTGGGCGCAGCATTCGGGGAACCGGGTCCGCAGTCGGAGCCGGCGTCAAGCGTACCCGCGGGCGACCACTTCCCATGCCGGGAGTGCGGCAGGCAGATCAAGCGCCAGGAATCCATGCGGC
The Terriglobales bacterium genome window above contains:
- the lptF gene encoding LPS export ABC transporter permease LptF, with product MRIFTRYILKEVLAHGAIGVAVFTFVLFMGQVGKIMEVVVRNSAPLPSIAEVFLLGLPTALKFSIPMGVLVGILIGLSRLAADSEVTAMRAAGLGVGIFVRTIAIFAAAAWLFALVNQTFLLPRSAQQLSELQGRLKSTQAPFEVQPRVFYEDFHNYVLYVQDSSAAENAALWRGIFLADISTPGAPKITLADEGVVLPEGENKIRLHLSNGSQHETNPRDPGKYTITTFEETDIPIELPSDNTQQQRQTMSELSTADLLRLSHQPKFHWYLTEFHFRLALPTACLVLALVGIPLGLSSRKGGRSTGFVLTIVLVFLYYVVSLAGVELARQGKVAPVLGAWMANILFVLAGIALLFRVDRMPIEVGSFRVSFARMKQWLQRHGPATGESVMARRRTGIFGGRFPQILDDYILRDFLTYTGLILAAFVMLTLVFTFFEILGDVVKNKVPLVTVGEYLLNYTPAMIYLMAPMSVLIAVLITFGLLQKGNEITAMKATGISIYRLILPVLVIAACISAALFIFDHFYLPHTNKRQDQLWNTIKGKPAQTYLRPDRKWIFGQHSTIFYYEFWDPDQNRFGNISVFKFDPQTFAVTERIFAARAHWEDDLGTWVFEQGWKRDLRGAAIERFDRFDATTFPEVAEAPSYFKKEVRQSQEMDYFELRQYIHDLQQSGFDVGRLRVQLHRKFAFPLITFVMAVLAVPFALSTGRRGALAGVATAIGIAVIYWMTNGLFEAMGNVHQLPAALAAWAPDLIFGFAGGYLILKVHT
- a CDS encoding (deoxy)nucleoside triphosphate pyrophosphohydrolase, encoding MKQVAAALILQQGKLLICQRTRHQPMPLKWEFPGGKIEQGEQPIDALRRELDEELGIDATVGDELVRIKHTYRNGGAVELRFFLVTDFVGEVENRIFKDVRWVVPAELPGYDFLEADVSLVNDLAAGKLL
- a CDS encoding Nramp family divalent metal transporter, whose protein sequence is MRRTFKLWRTRLFFLLAVVGPGFITANVDNDAGGIYTYSFAGARFGYSLLWTVIPMTVALVVIQEMSARMGAVTGKGLSDLIREEFGFRITFFMMAALVVTNFANVVAEFAGVASSMELFHVSKYWSVPIAAAVVWLIVVKGDYKTVEKVFLVASLFYIAYIVAGVLAGPNWIEAAKATVRPPTTALKNSEYVYFIVGIVGATIAPWMQFYLQASVVEKGTTVRQYRAVWADVLVGSIFAPIVAWFIMVACAATLFTHGQFHIAAAADAAQALRPLAGDWAYLLFAAGLFNASLFAASILPLSTAYTVCEGLGLESGIDKKFREAPAFYWLYTFLIVAGAGVILIPDFPLLKITVLSQVLNGILLPFVLIFMLRLVNKEYLMGKHVNSRFYNVIALATIVIMIVLSGVLLFMGFEA
- a CDS encoding GAF domain-containing protein, whose amino-acid sequence is MPAAIKDLVRELDQLAAAAASAEDLMTLIVGRLQERLPHYDWVGFYLVETGKLPGQEDMLVLGPYVGAPTPHTRIPLNQGICGAAVSTGSTIVVDDVHSDPRYLACSLETKSEIVVPIRVRGKIVGELDIDSHTPAAFREEDRKLCEHCAALVGRYLEQTTA
- a CDS encoding glycoside hydrolase family 57 protein, which produces MPDIRVVFLWHMHQPFYKDLAGGEYRLPWVRLHALKDYYGMVKLLEEFPQVHQTFNLVPSLMAQIQDYAAGSARDPFFDVAAKPAKELTAEERRFALTYLFQANVNNLIGRYPRYRELYERFRGAGEDAAKAERYFTAQDLTDLQVLSQLAWFDEFFLEEGDVAALVAKGKDYSLDDQKLVCAQERERIGRVLPAYAAAAKAGAIELSTSPYYHPILPLLCDTDQGRVSSPGLPLPQQRFRHPEDARAQLVRGLELHEKTFGVRPRGAWPSEGSVSDEVMRIGHEAGLEWMATDEGVLGRSRGVNFARDGGGSLSRDLAAKLYSVWRFEQGATRMHLIFRDHPLSDLIGFVYSGMPPKEAAQHLIHHIKKAAQPVLDAGREAMVPIILDGENAWEYYPRSGREFLRYVYDGLSRDPQMQAVTVSEAIARQKEMPTLGALTPGSWINANFNVWIGAPEDNKAWNYLSAARERYSELEQSVAPEKRALAYEELLVAEGSDWNWWYGPEHHSANDRDFDELYRKHLSNVYQALGQPAPESLAQPIVRPEVRATFVPQTAFIHPQVDGDVGRYFDWIGAAMYTADRRSSAMHGKQFLLDGIHAGVDEQNFYARADFIGGSPPKGAVELKLHCASRDANGVVLKTVQVTVELAAGKLSGWRLASVAEDEESLLPGEAAQGMALGVHRTLECKLPLATLEAPAGGRIGFRCTIWREHLPVDALPAEGEIFVDVLSEAELAARA
- a CDS encoding ABC transporter substrate-binding protein, whose amino-acid sequence is MPADYSPRRVVSLQPSATVTLADLGLLDRLVACTKYCADVVPEVRSGRAVVADSWTASSAEILAARPDLVLASVPYQAEAVAEILKSGARFLGFAPRTLSDIYGDIAALAGIMHAAERGAAVIARMQADITAVGVRTAGLPRPRVYCEEWGKPLIHSQPWVAELVEAAGGEFLGLAGSHTDALGVAALQPAVIIAAWCGAGDRVPLDKIIRERGWQDLLAAREHRVYCISDELLNTPASTLVAGLHALAAAIHPGLFPMPACGLRRIQSAAEAVVK